AAGCTTAATTTGTCGATCGAGTCTCGAAATGTGCAAGTACCTTCTTTTGAGACGCTaggttattatatatataatatagaaTTTCAAGAGAAAGCCAGATTTTTCCACCAAAAGTAGGTACTGGTGTAGGATGGCAGCGAGGGGGGCAGATTCTCTGCTCTCTACTTTTTGTGTCTTTTTGTTTGTGCGATTAGGATTAAATcatgttaaaattttatattactatttctttttatcttattattattataaaaaaataatataaaatgttgatatgatttaatcgtgaccacacaaaatagAAGAGCAAGGAAAGTGGAagggcagagaatctgcctcgGCAGTGAGATGTCCTATCGTATCAATCGGCCGTGCCTAATAATTAGTTAAGGATTTATGGGTTCACGTACGATTTGATGAACACCAGTGGCTCTGTATGCTGATGCTAAgagttggtttggtattgctgtgttttgaaaaaaaaactgattatgctgtactgtgagaataagcagctgtgaaataaagcagcagagtgtttggtaaacttttttgtaaaagtgcttttgaaaaaaaaaagcagtattatagtgtttagtaaacttttatgtaaaacagatgtgaaaaaaaaccagtttttcaaagctgggttttgcaacttcttgtttttggctgtttttcatccaaaactgtgaaaaaaaactgaagctgaatgtttaccaaacacaaaaatagctcttagcttttttttataccaattttttttcagaatcacctcaataccaaaccaggctTAATAAAGCTGAAGTagcaatattatattattatggGGTCTGTGTAGTCCGTAGCTGATTAGGTTGAAGCGCTTAGAAGTTGGGACATATATACATCCCATGTGAAATTGATCCTTTGAAGATGGGCTGTATTCTATACTTTAACATGTAGCGTGCTTTGGATTGTTTCTTAAGAAACACTAAAATCAACTCATGAAGGTGTGAGCTGACCTTTATAAAGGTATTCTTcactgaaaaaacaaaaaaagattaTTAGATTAGTTTGCACTGATGCACGATTGATCTATATATGTTCTCGTCTAAAACTGAAAAGGTTGAATAATCTGGGGGACGTGGGTCCAGTGCTTTTCTTCTTTCAAACTCTTGAACTTGTCGACCAAGTAACATAATCAATATCATTTCACACTGTTTTTTGTAAGATTCCGCTggtatatattttctttaccGGCTGCCAAACTTTGGCTCATTGAGGACGACCAGTTGTACCTAAATgcaaaagaaattagttacccttaatttcgtcaaaattgaagaagaaataaagGATAAGTTAAGATCGAAGGTTCCTATAAGATCAGCTGCGGGGATGCCCAGGAGTCATATATTACATGTAACCAGGATTAGGGATCATTCAttgtaattaatattattttgggaaaattagaataccttacaattttttgtatatatcatttagattaaacatgtgtgtcttttttaaatttgattaaagtgccTTGACCAATAGTcatctctatttttttaaattaaaataatttctgaatttatccttttatctgcatgatgcacttttccttatttagtggagatattagtaattaaactatatcttctcttcttccaaatatattttttcgatcacagtttttttttttttttttggttatgcaaacatttaatattattttttttccaaatggttttttctttttcaaatagttggtgatcaacataaaagTTTTGTgtagttttttcaatttttttgtgaaattatatatatttttgctgtttttttaattatagttGTTGATGAATTGTTAATAGGTACAATacattacatatatattatatgcagttatgtttgaatttacaaaaattattaattggtacgtttatttgcaattttggtacgtttgatttaatagatattgttaatattggtacattatgtgacatcccgtcccgagattattaaaacgtacttGCGAAATGACCTTTTTGCCCCtagtttgtttttgttatgttgtttggttgttttgtgtgttgtggcatgtgctgggccacacacacacacacattcacactcactgtctctctctgcccttctctgtctctgtcccgtgtctctctctctcccttcccattcaccataaacgtacggacaaacacacACTCACTCGAAcgttcacagatcgaggaaaccaaggacacagttgagctcgtgaggtcgaggggagcacagccataccattttcaggtaagaaattcgtcgttttcacgtcgattcgacgatgtccgttttgagcactgttcatgcaaacattGATCTAGCTCGTTTCTGGGAATTTGAAGCTCttagatgtcttagtgaggtcctaaggagcatcggagtagctcgttggacgaaattggacgtcggaatcgtgggtttcaaagttggccggtttttgagttttgagacaagTATGATCTCGTGAATTTTAGGCTTTAAAAGtagtctatcgtgattctacaagtcctaagcttcattttggttcaagaatcatgaaaaatggttgagaaacgagtgagaaaacacgatttgaaatttttctagttttccggcgccggcgacgtcgctggagaaggtgacggaatattccgtcaaatctgacggaatattcctgacgccgttgacggaatccgttagagataacggaatattcctctcggcgtcagttgacgccgtccgtgtgcgCCGCACGTGCTTGCGCGTGGTCGGCGCGTgtggcggaggaaaatttttctaaaaatatggttgtgatcctgaggttgtgtagagcacgttggtatattcatttgaccattttgagcaatgtatgagaagttattacgagaagttggttatgtgctttaaagttaacgtttttatagttatttcgcatataggtgacacgtaccccgaggacgagcgttcgcactcgaggcaggggggctacgacccttccacttatcagtgagtgggcttttgttttccgtatatacctatatacatttatattcccagaaattgattaaaaagggttatttacgttatgccatgcaccatattattattgtttatgaatcatcacatgcattagtagtggcatacatttatatatacgTTTTGGGTGCcatggacgcacaggtaagtgccaggtaagtggtatgcatgtttatattcagtagtagtttgagatgcttagagagctcataacctgcacccccggtgttaatgctcccgcccagagtagggcacagtccttcacgtgatgttcacctcctgcaccacacgctcagcttggatccaagttaggtgcacagtcctgtcgtacagaccactttaggtggttccgactcgtaggtgacccgtgattattcgcacagccttcacgtgatcgtagcactagagcgtacatatatattacacccaggcctgtcgtacataccactttaggtggttccgactcgtgggtaggttcagttattgagtttgagatttgagctctatatgcagccgtacaggtcacgttaggtgactccggctgccagatgttatgcttttgatgtgatttatacatgagcacttgcatttcattatgaggttctgacatggcatattcttgagcatgattggcatacccttgagcatgtttggcatatttatacatccgtatatatgtttattttctgggaagtatacaggttttacggtgaggggttagaatgtattttgctaaatggttttcaaagagctttgtttttgcccactcacgcttttgttttgcgcccctccaggttctagttgattagcagTCTCGGTGGTTTCCCATAGGGCTTGttcggcatttctgacagatactcaccagcgtagggtcacattcgggtgtacttatgtcacaatttttcttttggactgctatagtcttgctctgaatttgtatctcacttatgCTAGCACTTgtcttagtactttgtatgctagtttttaattattcgtacttttatattactactctattagcttccgcacgtgcacatggttacgtcaccttcgtgtgatggccagcacgccctgatcttggtcggggtgtgtcacattatttttatttgtacacattgtgtattggtacgtttatattattctcaatcctattttttcttaaagtactaaaagaaaattttctttcggtacgtttgattttgggggatttaaaaatattttaaattattttggaaagaaaatatcttaaatcgtagataattattgctaatgtcacatccctgcccgagcccccaccacatcccgggctcgactccaccgtagcacgatattgtctgctttgggcccctaccacgccctcacggttttgtttctgggaactcacacgagaacttcccagtgggtcacccatcctgggattgacctcgcacgaactcgcttaacttttgagttcctacggaatccgaagccagtgagctcccaaaaggcctcgtgctaggtacagatgggaatatacatataaggcttacaagatccacacCTCTGGGCTATGTGGGATCTTATAGgtaaattgtagcattattgtgaaaataattttgaatcaaaccaacttttttttttaaattttttttaaatttttttttttttacaattatctcTAATAGAGGAGAGTGTAATCAAAATGCTAGATTATAGGAATTTTGTtacaatataatgtgcatatagaaccaaaattatgacaaaaaaaactgtttaatcaaatcactaaaaTGCATGAATGTTTGATCTAGAAAATGCAAAATTGAGGCGCCTATATCAAAAGATCtctattattttttcaaaaaagggCTGATTAAATCAACGTTATGTTGTGTTAGCTTtcatttaaacaaaaatttaagaatAGTGTTAAAGAAAAAGTAGAATATATAATAGCACAAAAATCAGATTGTTTAAATATCTATatgaattaaagaaattaacagTTATGATCATAAGTAATATTTTTATGATTAACggatcaatttttttctaattcatTCGAACGCTTAAAAGTTACTACGTAAAAAGAACAAATGACTTCAATCATAACATTTGTAGGGCTAAATGATGTAATATTatcaaagaaaaacatttttccTTGTTACTGAAAATGAGAGGACCAATTATTGGCTCGGTGGACAAGTCACGAACAAGCAAACATTGTAAGGATATTggtggaagaaaataaaaatataattttctttataaaaaaatgaaaaaactgtATATTCAACTATACTGCTGACAGTATCTGTTCGTCCTAACTGTATTCAACTGTATCTGTGTACGGTGCCAAATCCAAACCAAAAAATGTAATAAATAATCGGTAAATCTAATCCTAACcagaaattaaagagaaaaactAAAACAATAGTAACAGGAATCCAACTGCCAACACGACACTGGGGCCCCACAAACGCGGAGTGGAACCCAGGTGGTCCCCTGCAGCAGACGTGTCCCTCGCCTGGTTGGAGTCGTTGGACGGCGTAGACGAACTAGTCGTACCGTCGTAACTGGGATTGGCGCCGTACAGGGACTGGATTCCCAAGACGTCGTCGTTTGCTAGCTCAACCTTCTTCGTCCGCGACGCGATCGTCGGGTACATAATCGCCCCCTCCACCGACGAGTGCCCCAACCCCAACAGATGTCCGATCTCGTGCACCGCGACGGACTCCAGATCAACGGCCGACGTCACGGAGGATTTGCTGATGTCACCGGTGATGACCCAGTTCTCGTCGCCGTCCAAGTGGAACCTCCCGCTCGGGGGCGAGAACGCGTGCGCAAGAGTCCCCAAAACCCCGTCGAACGGCTCGCCGTCGCCGTGGTCGCCCTTAAAGAATCCTATCTTGATGTCCGCCGAGTCGAAAGTGGTAGTTTCTGTAAAAGTCAACGTCGTCGCCTCCGACCACCGTTGGAAGGCGCTGGCGAACACGGATTTTACCGGCTCGGAGAGCTCATTCTCTGGCACGAAAGCGTAAGTGAGGTCGCGGCGGTTCTGCGGCCAGACGGGCGTGCCGGGGAAGAAACTGTAGTGAGAGACGGTATGGAACTTGGTGGCGTTGTACGACGCTGGTTTTCCGGAGTTCATGGTGGTGGTGCCGTTGACTATGTCGGGGTTGCCGCATCGGGGTTTGACGAGGTGTTCGACGGTGGGGCCGTCGAGCTCACCGGTGACATTGAGGTTGAAGTTCGTTTGGTAGGTTTTAAGGGCGGCTTCGAGGTCGTCGTCGAAGTCGTCGGTGAGGTTGGCTGTTGGTAAATTTGGAAGGTAGCCAAAGCGGTTGAAGTACTTTTTGAGCTTACCGAGGCCGTCGACTTTTTCGCCGGCGTGGCAGTTGCCGAAGTTTTTGAAGGCGTCCCAAGCACCAGGAATGGTGGCATTTGGGACGAGGTAGGATGGCATGGAGATGGAGGAGATGTTGGGGAAGAAGCGAGCCGAGGTTTGCGAAAGTGATGAGAGGCATAGGGCAATGGCGAAAAGGTGGAGTGGAAATTGGAGATTCGTCATGATTAACtttaggttttttgttttgtttggatttttggtggttgtgaggttTTTGAAGATTGATTTTAAGAGGGAAGTTTGGAGTTTGAGAAAGTAAGAGTGGAGATGGAGGTATTAACAAGAAAAGTTAGGGGCGGCGAAGACTTTGTGTAGGGTTCAATATTTGTCCAACTTGGTGAATATGTCTTTAGAAgtctttgtcaatcaaaattAGTAAATTGAATTGcgtgtttgatttttattttcttttaggtGTGGGTTTCAAACGGAGCTTCGAATGCTTGCGTGATAGAAGCTTCTTTGTAGATTCTTATATGATTTTTTAGCATGCTATAATGTATTTTGCATTCGAATGCTCATGGTTACATCATTTGTTAAGAATACAACGAACATGATTTGACGATAAAAAAACTCTATACACTGGAATTTGATAAAATACTCAACATTATTTTTAAGAAAGTTAAGTATGCACAACTTTGAATAATTTGGTCTTATACGATACTACACTGATTTTAACCAATACCAACATGACCCTAATTAAGTGACGCTATCCGAATTAATTTTTATCTAATTCTACGTATTTGTATTGATGAGAATTAAAATGATGGATACAGTATATGtgtgaaaacaaaaagaaatagaaagaaaaaggaaaatgaatggAAGATGGATATATGTTTTGACTTGGATCGTTTAATTTAGTGATGATATGCGAATTGAAAGCGAAAAACGGTCAAAGTTGGGGGTTGAACTGCTTTTGTACTCCTGATCACGTAACGATCGATCCCCAGGAGGAGTTGTGGATGTTGTTGAGCTTATAAACGTCGACGTGGAACAAAATAACTGATTAAGAAATGTACATCTGGTTGGCCCTATCCCCGAAGATTCATCTTTCTATATCAATCATATTATCAGTTGGTCGCGCACACAGCCAATCATGTTATGGGGTCTTTATGTAGGTTAACTTGTTCAACTAGTATTTGGTACGTATTTGTATATTTTATAAAGCGATTTCAATTACAGTAGCACGTTCATATATTACTAACAGTCGTTCATGCAACAGtctctttgtttattttgattAGTTTATCGTCTGCTGCACTTTTGGGATATATGTGTCCCAATCAGCACAGTTTGGTTCTCTCCATTTGCATGTTGGACATTATTAAGGAGTTTGTTTATCTGCACACCAAAACTGATCATTTGTTTTTCCCCTTTTCAATTTCTTCCGTTCATTGCGAAAAAACCACCGAGTAATTGCATTCTCCCCATTCGTGcatgataaaacaaaaaaagatcTTTTGTATGCGAGAAAACATATGCGGAAAAGGCTAGTTTCTAAAGTTATCATTTTTTATGATATTTGTTTGCAAGGAAGGCCGCACCCCACCACCAAGATGTATCTTACTAAAGACTTGTCCTAGGTCAGTTTCCTGTTTCTTGTGCTGTCTTGGGGGACAAGTACATGTATATTTCTaaattccttcttctttttttcttttttgctgaACAAATATATAGTTAGGACATGTACCAAAGTGAGAAAGCAGCCATTTGCATTTGGCTAGTTCAACCACATATATAATTGGGGGGCCATTCGACGTTGTGTGTATATACATCTATATCCTTAAATCCTTGTCATTTAGGGACTGACGCCGTATCAAAAGGCATAATACTACTttcacgagagatttttcagtgtgatatGTGTGCACTACATTTTATTATACAAAttgtgggatatgtgtgctaaaaagttaataacttaaaaaataaaatttcccaccactcctattaaaacacatggtgtaccacttgtatttccgtcataactaaaaatttctcctactTTCACATTGAACCAATCAAGCTAGACCGCATGAGAGAATAAGAATATACTTTGGAGTGCGTAATGACTTTTTTATAGTATCAATAACAACTtattaagtaaaaaaataacGGTAATGTCAGCTAGACTAAAACTTTAAAATCCGAATCCTtgccggattctctttgtgaagatTATTGGGATTTGTAAATCAtgtttgttcatcgtacattgtacggtcaaaaatcattttaattttttttatttaaaattaaacacaaatagtacctagCAAAAATTGACCatatgatgtacgataaacgaacacgatTCACAGATCCTTAAGATcctctcacaaagaggatcctatGCAAATCacatgatgtgtcactaataaaaaataagcacgttaatcaacatttaagtaataatccaatcatcaataaccacattatttagtttcaaattttggttttcCTAGCATCaccccaaaaaataaatatatataatctaaTCTAGATTAGTAGGCGGTATCTTCGTCTTCAACccaattgtttttcaattttaaactcTCCTCCTCCCCTTGGTCTAGTTTAGACTTGTAgtattgcttttaaaataaaaaattagccaaaattaattattgaaaaattaacaaatgtttttatttttttgacgaagggtaaattacattacAACAAAGAACAAGTACAACAGAGACCCAAATACAATTTAAGCACAAAGAAAAGATGGCCGACAAAAACACAGAGGACAAAGCCTAAAGCCAGCCTTTGAGCCCAACCTGCACAATAAAAACAACACATAAATAACCCTAAATTAGGGCTTCAAGCTCTTGAAGCTGCAGCCGCCGTCTCCAGAACACGCAACGATCAATACGAACCATCACCTCCCACTAGCACCTGAGATCACACCAGCAAGAACCCCattactaaaaaagaaaaaagccgcATCATCCTCCAAGTACCAACAAATCAATTGCCACCACAAAACCGACGAAGCACGTAGGAAGAGAGGTCAATTGTCGAATCAAATTAAGTGCTTATTGCAGCCTATGATTGAAgatgattgtagtatatatgtaatgtTCTTTATGTGTCATTAAACAAACATGAAATCTTTAAAGGGATAGATCcttatttttgttataaaaaatgaggattagttgtatagttcacaccacatcgaactttaacgatccaGATCATCTATATTTTAAGTTGCCCCTCATAGActatccttgcaaaatattagctaaatcggagatgtttaagacatctaattgagttcaaagaaattaacgaatactttgttatataagaaacaatgaaattttatcttgataattaaataggtaaatggtttcagattgaattgaatttttgcaagaatgatctataaATCGAGACTTACAAGATAAACGGTTCGAATCATTAAAGTTCGATGTGAAATAGATTCCACACCTAatcctcatttaaaa
This Pyrus communis chromosome 6, drPyrComm1.1, whole genome shotgun sequence DNA region includes the following protein-coding sequences:
- the LOC137738187 gene encoding metalloendoproteinase 2-MMP-like gives rise to the protein MTNLQFPLHLFAIALCLSSLSQTSARFFPNISSISMPSYLVPNATIPGAWDAFKNFGNCHAGEKVDGLGKLKKYFNRFGYLPNLPTANLTDDFDDDLEAALKTYQTNFNLNVTGELDGPTVEHLVKPRCGNPDIVNGTTTMNSGKPASYNATKFHTVSHYSFFPGTPVWPQNRRDLTYAFVPENELSEPVKSVFASAFQRWSEATTLTFTETTTFDSADIKIGFFKGDHGDGEPFDGVLGTLAHAFSPPSGRFHLDGDENWVITGDISKSSVTSAVDLESVAVHEIGHLLGLGHSSVEGAIMYPTIASRTKKVELANDDVLGIQSLYGANPSYDGTTSSSTPSNDSNQARDTSAAGDHLGSTPRLWGPSVVLAVGFLLLLF